One Phyllopteryx taeniolatus isolate TA_2022b chromosome 20, UOR_Ptae_1.2, whole genome shotgun sequence genomic window, ttgtctGGGAGCTGGGTTGTCTTCAGTTTTATCGGTACATTTATCGATGTTCAGTGAGCTTGTGCTGACCGCTACGTTTAGAAATGGCAACAATCGATCAGGTCAGCCGAAGTGCTTGATTAACTTGGCCCCTATTACGCTTCCGCACACACTTGAGACGTCACCGATAGCGTCCCGGTATTTGGCGCCGGACTAAATGAACATGACCAGAAGTGACTGCTATTTCCTCAACTCAAGCTTGgctttcctcctccttcctcttggCTTTTCTGTAAATTTCCCCGGGGAGCCTCAGTCCCCTGGGCTCGGCGCCGTGTCAGAGTCCCGGCAGACGTCATACTTCATCAGGCCGTTGCGCCATTATTGGCAAGCGCGCTCCATATCCTCTTAGCAGTTATAGCTTTTCAATTTTCCTCTGAAATGCTGAGACCAGCAGAACATACTGCAATATATCCATGTTTTGAGTTTTGGATGGCAGTGAAAGCCtgtttaaatacacacacaactcGCACGTGCGGCTGCAGGCTACACACTCGTTGACCTTTCCGGAGCTTAGAGCGACGCTTTGTGACCACTGTTACAAGACGTTGATAATAGGCACAATTACAAGATGCAGCTTGACAGTTTGACACAGTAATGTTATGCTGCGGGCTGTCCTATAAAGCATTCTCTCTCCACTTTTCCTCCACTCCCGCAGCTCAGTCTCtggggaaccactgggcatgatgatgatgatgatgatgatgacgatgatgatggcgGGATCAAACCTCCGACAGATCATTCTCTCACCGAGCCGACGCAATCCCACCTCCCGACTCGTATCGTAACAggtaaaaaaatgcacacacaaacacacggtcGCCCAGCAATGTAGTTAGTCGTCCTCCGATGGATCAGATTTTgaagacatctttttttttaatggatttgtACAGTgtacaggcaagtctgaatttggCGTTGCACAACTTCAGTGTAGTACAATGTCATGAACATGCTGAGTAGCACTTAGGTCTATGAGAAGATGatgaggcagagaaggtccccaacgtATCTCCTTTGTTCCGACAGAGCAaagagaacatttttttttttgtaagctgTTTGTATCTGTTGTCGCTCCAAGTGttaaaagtagcagttgtttcaGGGATTATTGTTACTGCAACATCTATGATAATTTTTCACATtacattatgttagcattaaggtagcggACTTCCGTTATTTGGCGTTTATatatctgtccattttctaccgcttatctacaatgtttaattctcttttgtcaGTTTTACCAACCTAAACTGggaatgacaaataaacagcttgaaggaaGCAcacttttccctcttttttggGAGAGCCGTGTGAGAGTCTTCAAAAgagttttcttttcttcaaagtgatgttatccGATAGTCTCTCCCTTTTTAACACCCAAAGAGTGTGGACAGGCGCTGAGGAATATTTTATAAAACGTTTTAACAAGTGTGTCTTATTACATTGAAAAGTCTTTAGTGTGTGCGAGGGTATATATAAATCTGTATATAGTGCAAAGATTTTTACCTATTGCAGGTGTATCAGTAATAAATCCACTCCACCCTttactttcatttaaaaacatgacattagAAGTACTTTGGCCTTCTGGGGAGACCATCTACCAAATATGACCACTAACTATTGTATCAATTTCAACTCCTCAAAGGACTATGGATTTCTTATTGTCCATTCCATTATTAATTCATGTTAGGCGGAACGTGCTGATGTtggtggggaggggggagggttGACCCCAGTAGAAACCTAATCTGGATCAATAGGGTTGACCTTGGGCAGGGCTGCTAACAAGCAGACTGCACTGATTTGAATGGGACAGATCGATCACTGATGCAGTTTGAAGCAACAGTATGTAGTGATTGTACCTTAGAAAGTGTCAAAATAGTGAGGATGGCATAATGGACCAAGGAGAATAGCATCGATGCCATGACAACCCTGGACCTTCGTGCTCCAAAATATTGATGCTAGCGTTAACAAATTGTGTGCAGTACAATTGCCTATCAATGCCTCAAGATGACAGCAAAGGACTActgttgtctaaatgaagctcctcaattcacttcagcgccaagatgccaccagatggcgccatgGAATACTGTTAATGCTTTTGGCTGTGCACAAAAACTGATagttttcagtgaataatggatacatttacaaaataaataaaaatctacgAATAGACAATTCGGCGAATACAAGGAAGACATATCTCCaaacattttgattaaaaaaaaaaaaaaaaaacaaaatttaagatTCTTAGTAGAAcctccccccgccccaaaaaaaactttttgtttagcaaaacatgcaaatttgacTAAAAATTCAACTTCAGCCTTTATAGAAACTGtcaaatttccattattttctatgagaaatgctgtttttaaatacagtggacccgcTTTTCGCAGGGGATAGGGAACGCGCCTGACCGCCAATAGCAAAAGTCTGcggataattgacacccattataattgtatataattgaaaCCCCAAACTTTCTTGAATAAATAAGGATAAACCtccaataagcattttcagaGTTTGTTCCCTCCCAAAACAAGAAAagcaaaaatagaaacaaaattaaaaacaattttgaaaaaaaccccactAATAAGTGAATCTGGGGTGCCGAACCGAAGGTATGCGGGGGTCTTAAAGCTTGGCAAGCATCTTGCAATGGGCTGTGTTCAACCTTAGTGGTCTCACTgtcctaaaaacaaaatacatactATCAAAAAATGCACATTGGAATATAAATTCACAATATAAACCCAATGACGATATCAGCACAAACCCACAAGTTTGTATTTGGTGTATTTTATTGTGAGATGGggagtcattaaaaaaaaggaaaagaaagaaaacaatcaCAATAAAAAAGATGAGGGTGTTAAGGGGTAGAGGGGCTTATAAAAGTGGGCATGGTCTTGACAATGACGTAGAAAGTAACATGTTGgcacaaaaagaaaagcattGGAACAATATTATTTTGGCTTGGCAAACAGGACAGATTGGGTGGTTACGGTTCATCCTTCAATACAACAGCACACTCATGCTATTAGACATACAATTATTTGTTCAAAAAGTTCAGTAGCTTCATACTAGAGAGGAAAACTAAAGTAACATGAGCATGGATGCAAAGAGGTCACAGGTTCCAATTTTTCAGGCTTGGAGGGGTTATTcgttgggggggaggggggagaaaaagaaaaaaaaaaacacttcagtaTGCCGGAGTCTCATTTGTTTCAGGCTTGTGGTTATGTTacctttgaatctttttttcttcccatacTAAAATATATTATCGTATTAATACaaactacagtattgtacacTACATAGTGTAATAAATAAACcataaagaaatataaaaaaataagacataaaTATAAAAGTTCTCTATGACTAAACAGACAAACCCATCTCTTTTTGGGGAAGGGGTAATAATACTGCAACTgctgaacatacagtacacactgaacaaaaaaataataatcaagaaCAGGTCAAAAATAATACTGACATGTTGAATTAAACTCCTGGAATTTGCCTACGTTACCTGAAGAGACGTTTGATCGCTGTGTGTTGAACAAGTGCACTGAACAAGCTTAGAGAAGGCAGAAAAACTATTACAACAATTAGAAGTCATGTGTGCTAATTCTTGCTCCAATGAAGAAATACGTTTCCAAAATGATGCAATGGTTGTACTACGTAACACTGTAGTCGGCCAGGTTGTACTCCGTTGACTGGCTGATCTGGGATCTGCTAATACCTGATCTTAGCTGCTCCACTCCCACAGCATAATGGCACTTTTTCATCTGCAGCTTTCACTTGTttctttcctttatttttgcataaGGCTCAGAAGGTGGGGGTTCTATGcctaaaagaaatgtaaaacaaaacaaaacaaatccctCCATCTTTTTTGCTAGCGTCTAACCATTTTTAgcatgttttgacattttgggaaaaaagcCCATTTACTCTCTTGTCCATGCGTCTTCATAGAaaagtaacacacacaaaaaaagcctcacggaattcaaaaaacacattgcatcTTAATTTCATGTGTAAAGATACAAAATGAAGAAGTTTCAATGATTTGTAAGGTTTTGCGACATCCTCCTCTGACCACTCGTGAAACGTTATTTAATGATCGTGTTGCCCTGGACACTAACAAGCttattaatgtaaaatatgatgAACATCCTTCCAAATCTTTTATGGCAAAATGTCACCGTTGTGATAAGAGTTCAGGCTCAAAATTGTTGTTTGTAATCAACCTTTAAACAACAATATAGTTTAGCTTTGACAGCGTCAATAAGTATCAATGCCATGGCAACTCAAATGCATGCGTACCACTCTCTTGTATTTTgtcactgtattgtaaaaaggAAATGAAAGCAGATACACTtcactattgtgtgtgtgtgtgtgtgaggggggggggggggggggggaaatcaggGGTCCCCTGATACAAAAGTATAGTATCTGGATcacactggaaaaaaagtagcaaaaaaaaagttgggaatAAACTATCAGGAGAACAGCAGTAATAACACTATAagaatagatgtttttttttgtaaataaaaaaaaaagcaattaggaaaattattttataaattacCTAATTATAATGTCACAATGTTACAAGAATTAAGCAGCAATACTGTAATATGACAAAATATGCTGTTTTTTGAGTCAATGTCAAAATTCCCACACAAATGATGCAAATTAGACCTGTGCGTCTGGAGTTCTTTTCCAAGAACAACATTATGGAGACTAATattaaatgtgattatttttttatttttttccccctccctcaCATGCCAACTTTATTCCCCTATTGTTTTGACTTCACTCTGGTAATTATAATCTTcatataatttatttgtttgttttcctgctgcaaatacagtattacaaCTTCATGCTTATATTTCAACTTTATCTTTGGAATTCCCTAAGAGTGTTGCCTtaatacttaaaaataacaacaaataattaaaaaaaaaaaaaaatcttccctgGTTCTCATAAAACTACTATTGCTAATGTAATTTTTTGTCTGGGTTTTATCTCTTTAGTTGGCCTGTGGTGGTTGTGTGAGAAAGAAAGCGAATAAGCGTTTGTCCCAAAATGTCAATTTGTACAGAAAAAGTCCCCTGAAAAGTCTAAATGGCTGTAAAGACCCGTCCTCTCACCGATGTTTTTATTCTTAAGGCTCACAATCCAATCGGAAAACCAAAATAAGTGTGACGTTGTGGTATCTCGAGTGCGCTAATACTGAAGGGTAGAAAACACAACTGAACTGCTCGATCCTCACGTAAACCAAGCCACTTGTAGTGCACAGGATTTGTCTTATTTTCCTTCCAACTTAATAAAATACTGACTTTTTTCATGTTCATTAGCAATAAAAAGGTATAGAAATATCTCCCAACTGTACAGCATTTAAGGGTTAAAATATGAGTGGCAAAATTAGTAACACTGATACAAAGAAATGAACCAAGGTGTTTTAGTAATAAAACATTATCTAAAACTTGTCGGCTCTAGCTTCCAAAGTCTGTATAATGCATTTCCTTCCTTGAGTAAAATTTGCATTCTTCATATTTTTCTCTTTACAAATGGATTTGAGAATTTCTTTTCTTCCCTGTGGAAAAGTCAccagtatttttgtttgttttcaattttcagGCACACCTGGATCTCTACACAGTAGTGAACTGAATGAAGCAAGCTGTCTCGAGTGAGCAGGAGTCTGATCGCTCCTCTCGTCTTTCAGTCACGTTCTCCTTTCTCCTGCCTCTCATCTTCTTCACAAGCTGCGTTCGCTTCGCCCCCGCTCTCTCTCATGACCTCGTCTTCTCTCTCGCACGCCACGCCTTGTTCTCCGTCCATCGCCTCATCCCCCGCCGCCTTGCCTCCCTCCTCTTCATGTTCTTGTCTCGTGTCGGCTTCCTCCTCGGTCTCCGCCGTCTTCTCCTCGGCCTGGTTGTCGTCATCCCCTCCCTCGTCCCCTATCTGCACCACCTGGATGTCATCCATGTCGACCgcgccttcctcctcctcctcctcctcgaaCTCTTCGCTTTCCTCGTCCTCTCTGGTGCTGCTCCCTCGCTCGTCCGAGTCCATCTGGAAGGGAGCGCGTTGCGAGCCCCGCGCCCGTCTCAGGGCGTCCTCATCCGGGCTCTCCCTGCCTCCGCCTTGGCTCTGAGACTCCTTCTTGCAATAAGAGTAGCGATGGTTCATGTGCTGGGAGTACGAGCCCGAGTGGGAGAAGCGTTTGCCGCACTTGTCGCACTGGTAGGGTTTCTCCCCCGAGTGGAGGCGCTTATGTTCGATTAAgtggtgtttgtgtttgaaagCCTTGGTGCAAATGCTGCACTCGTGTGGTCGTTTCCCTGTTgagggaagaaaacaaaaattggatCAACAAAAATCACTTTCAGtttgcaaaagtactcacactctgtacttacaGGCATTGGGGATTGGTTAGTTTAAGCTACCGCTAACTGCAAAGGTTGCCTTCACAAGTTTTCATTCCCCGCCCGCCCCATTTAAACTTATACAAAACACACTGTGGATGGGTTTCAAAACCACTGTTATGAAGCTTGGCTGTTATGAAGCTTGGCAGCACGGTATggtggactagtggttagcacatctgcctcacagttttgaggtcctGGATTTGAAATGCGGGTGTTCCCAACCaggcaaatatatataaatatctgtTTTGTCTCTATTAGCATATTTGGTATTGAAGTAATCTAAAAGTAATAGAAGGTAATCaagttacattattttaaatactGCATTATGGTAAGTGGTAATTACTGACACTagtaagaatacatttttaaagtaaccttCACAACctaaaaagaagtaaaaaaaaaaaaaaaaaaaggatagtgTCATTTAAGTCTGAGGGCTTTTAAATTCGTAAAGGCAGGATTTTTATAACAGCTCTTGTACTGAATCATATTTGATTGTGCTGGTTTAATTAATGGGTTGCCCTGCTGTGAGTgtaatttattttggaaaatattgttgtgtaaaaaaagaaaagtaccaTTGGGCGGAAAATACTTGAAATTTAACTGAAGGCAAAACAATTTTGCTTCAGTCTTGAGGAAACTAAATCCAGGGTGGGGAAGGGCTATAGTTTCACCTAAACTGAGCTCATTTGGAGATGAAAACAACAGTTGCTAGCCAGGTATCAGGGAAATAAACGAGGGGAAAATGGTAAAAAGCCTCTGAAAGCGTTGACCTGCACTTGACTCAAAGCAATCCAAATCACTAGCAGAGCTCGCCTCttacaacatttgatgcttcaTTCGAAAAGCTGGCAGTGCAGATGTTGGGGAGTTGGCGGAAAGAGCTCCTCAGACCTCTTCTGTGCATGTTGAGTAATACCTGCTGGAAGGCGGTGTCCAGCCTTCCGCAGTAAAATCCCCCTTCACTtgcactctgactcaatgttcCTAGCCCCTGAAGCTGACTGATGGTGAGACGCGATCTGTTTTTGTTGGCTGGAAAATGAAACCATTCATATTTATTACCTGTGTGTTCGTATTTGTGTCTGAGCAGTGAGCTGCTCTTCTGGAAGATCTTGTCACACAGGTCGCAGGCGTACATGCCGCTGTccgtcttcttcatcttcttcctcaGAGGCCCCGAGTCCGAGTCGTTGTGTTCCTCCATGGCCGACGTGCCCTCTGAGCCTGTGTCCTGCTTTTCTTCCTGGGGGAAGAGGAGACATGATTAGTAACTCTGATGGAGtcaaaagtggaaaaaacaatgaatgactCAGTGTACGTCTACAGTGAAGGAAGGTGCTGAGTCAAACTATGTCATGACAACTAGTAGTTATCTGGAAGCCAGTGGCAATGTAATGCAGGGCCCCGGTTTCCGAGATACCAGGATGCGAACGGCGACAactgaactagtttgcgcagtTGCATAAGAATGCACAAGCTCAGTTAGTTACTTTCATTTTTACGGCCTAGAATAGTTTTCCTACgcctatttactgtaattatggctATACTATCTTAGCATAGATTATTGATGCTGCGTTTAGACAAAATTAGTTATGTCACTGCGGTAAGAATGTAACTCCGTTCGTAAACGGAGGACCCGCTGTGGTGATTCAGAGAGCTGACTTTCGTGTAGCTGGTGTGGGACCAATTCCCACTTAATGCCTCATTCACAATTGCCCTCCGATTGAGAGGGGAACGATTCAGGGTAGTGGGGTACAAGATAGCTCAATATATCTCATTGTTATCGGTCATTTGCTACAGTATCAATACACCAACATTGGCTACAGAAAATTTTACTTTCTGAGCTAAGTATGCacttaattgaaaatgtttaacttGAACCGGTATCGTGACAGTGACCCTTCCAAGGTGTAAGATCTTAGACCCTGGGCATAATAAGCATTTTGTGTgtcaaagaaagaaataattTCACTATTCACTTTCAAGCCTCTAAAACCCACCCAATGGTGCTGGAAAAGACATGATTCGTGATTAAGAAGAAACCAATACACACGGAAGTTTCTTTTTACAGGGCAGTCCTGTGCCAATACACTTAACACaaacgtaaaatacaacaacaataaatcaaTGAGAAAGGCAGAGGTGCAGCATTTAAAAAGATTCCCGCAGATCAATAAGGGTCTCAGCAGTAAAGTGCATCCTCGTGTCCTTTGGGTGACGGACCAGAACATTTACATCCATCACTGCTAGCCCATTAGGGTGTCCCTGCACAATGAATAGCCATTACTGACcgatgttgttatttttattattattattattatttttttttttataaagagaTGAATTTTGTTATTTCTATATATGACTTATTGATGAGTTTTAGCTGGTGTCAGGCTATGTGTCATGTTCTTACAGCTCGGGATAGCGAAGCTGGTGAACAACGAAAATAAAAAGGCATGCACTGAAGATTGGGACTGCTATAATGATCAACTATGGTAAGACATTCATCCCTTTCCTACCACATGAAGGTGTTTGCTGAGGATGAACACCGCAGgaaaaaggaattaaaaaagGAATTTGCTTGAAGTCAAACAACACCGCATGACGAGATCTCGAAAATAATGGAAGTACCCTATGTGTTCTTTCAAGGTGAGAACACTTGTGTATCAGTTAGCTTACAGATGTCTGAAAAACAGATGTAGTGTGCAACAAAATCCTACCACCTGTTCCATCttaaaaacactaaaaaccCTTTTTTCCAGTAGGGGTAGAAGTAGTTTGGTTCACATTTTGATTCACATGTGACGGGTAAGTAAATTATTCCAAACTATAACACTTATTGACACCCTTCCATTGCTGTACCAGCTAGTTCTGAAGTACAAGGTGTGTGAGTTAAGATTGAACAAGGCATATGGATGTCCATCAATGAGTTGGTAGAGAATCCTTCAGAGTCTTTGAAATGGGGACGATACAAACCTTGATTCCGTTGAGGTGGATGGTTTCCTGCGTTTCGGTTCCGGCAGGGCTGCTAGCTGTAGTGGTATAGGTGTAAGCCAGTTGAGGGATCAGGATAGTCTGTTTGTTGTTGGTGGTCAGTGCCCTTAGACATTGGATAGGGCTCTGGTCGGCAATGGCCACCAGCGTGGGGAGTTGAGTGGTCACAATATTGAGGGGTTTGGCACTTGGCGGACTGGCGTACAGTGCGACAGGGCCGGAGCCCACACATGAGAGTGGCGACGAATCTTTCTTTGTGCAAGTTAAGTTCAAAGGTTCATCCAGATTGGTACGGAATGAGGAAGGTGAGGGGTAATTGCGGGGTTTTACAACCACGCCCTCAGTTTCCTCTTTGTCAGACTTTGGCAGGGACAGGTCCAGTGGTGCGTCAGTGCTGTGAGGGGTCCGGTCTTGAAGGAGAACGTCACCGCTCGGGTTTAGTGGtaaaggagagcccggagaGCTGTGGGAGCCGTTGACCTCCGCTGGGGTTGCTTCTGTAGGACTGTCCTGAGTCACAGTAGGACTCATGGAGGCCATCCCCTTCCCCTGGATCAGCGATACTACGCTGTTGGTATCGCAGGCATCCTCTTCCTCTGAAGGGGGTGTTGGGGCACCAAGTGATATTTGACCCTCCTGCATTTTGTCAAACCACTTTTTGACAACATGAATTGGTAGGCTGACTGAGTCGGAGATCTTGGCCAGCTCTTCCTTGCTGGGCTCTGCATTTAAGGCAAAGTAGGCCTTGAGCAGGGACAAGAGGTTCTTGGGCTGGTTGGAAAGTCCTCCCTCTGACAGCATGGCAGCAACAGCAGACTCTCCATTGAGTCTGAAACTCTCCTTATTGCAGTGTTTGAGGGCATGGAGTGCTTCCAGCCCAGCAGGACAACTATCACACAGGAGACAAGTCTTAGTGGTTTTATCCTCTTCTTTTGTATCAGTGGCCCTCTTGCTCCTGACGGTCAGATCTTCAGGGAGTTTCTGACACTTGGACGGCTCTGTGGTTGGCTGTGCAGTTGAAAATGGTTCATGCTCCTTCTTAAGGTTTTGCGCTGCAAGTTGGGCTTGGTTGGGGTCTAAATTGTAGTTTATAATGATTTTTGCATTGCCATCCTGACCCACAATAGGCAAACTGATGGCTGAGATGAGCTGCTGCTGGGAAGGATGGAGCGTTCCAGTGGTTAACCCCAAGTTGGCCTGGCCCTGGCCTTTGGCGTTGCTTTCCAGGACTTGGCGAATAACATTACCGTCCACGGCCACTTTGAGAGCATTCTGGAGGTCTGCTATGTTGATGCTGATGGGTGACACCAGCCCCACAGTGGGCAGGACCACAGCTTGCACTGTGCCCTGCAGAGGAGCTGCAGCCCCTCCGCTGTAAACGCCAGCATTCATGCCAGCCACAGCTGGGGATGTCATTACCATGGGTTTGTATTCATAGTCCATAGGCTCGCTTTTGATCTGGTTAAGGGGCAGCTGCTCCTGTAGGGGCTTGCTGTGCTCTAGCTTCTCTCTAATCTGCGTGCGGAGGACAGAGGGTGATGTGGGAAGGATTGGAGTCTGAACCTGGGTCTGGGATTTGTTGTTGCCCTGTCGTTGTCTACCGTTGACAGAGATGAGGCTGATGCACTTCTTGCTGCTGATGTGCGAGCTGTATGAGCCAGAGTGGGAGAACCGCTTCTTGCAGTTGGAACACTCATAGGGTTTCTCTCCTGCAATGGTAGAGAGAAGATGTGTATCTATTAGTTAATGAAGCTAAAT contains:
- the zeb1b gene encoding zinc finger E-box-binding homeobox 1b isoform X2; the protein is MLQQGDTAVIYPEAPEDELQRHGTPDGGIHDENGTPDSFSQLLTCPYCSRGYKRYSSLKEHIKYRHEKTEECFSCPECSYTFAHRAQLERHMTAHKPGRDQRHITQSGGNRKFKCTECGKAFKYKHHLKEHLRIHSGEKPYECSNCKKRFSHSGSYSSHISSKKCISLISVNGRQRQGNNKSQTQVQTPILPTSPSVLRTQIREKLEHSKPLQEQLPLNQIKSEPMDYEYKPMVMTSPAVAGMNAGVYSGGAAAPLQGTVQAVVLPTVGLVSPISINIADLQNALKVAVDGNVIRQVLESNAKGQGQANLGLTTGTLHPSQQQLISAISLPIVGQDGNAKIIINYNLDPNQAQLAAQNLKKEHEPFSTAQPTTEPSKCQKLPEDLTVRSKRATDTKEEDKTTKTCLLCDSCPAGLEALHALKHCNKESFRLNGESAVAAMLSEGGLSNQPKNLLSLLKAYFALNAEPSKEELAKISDSVSLPIHVVKKWFDKMQEGQISLGAPTPPSEEEDACDTNSVVSLIQGKGMASMSPTVTQDSPTEATPAEVNGSHSSPGSPLPLNPSGDVLLQDRTPHSTDAPLDLSLPKSDKEETEGVVVKPRNYPSPSSFRTNLDEPLNLTCTKKDSSPLSCVGSGPVALYASPPSAKPLNIVTTQLPTLVAIADQSPIQCLRALTTNNKQTILIPQLAYTYTTTASSPAGTETQETIHLNGIKEEKQDTGSEGTSAMEEHNDSDSGPLRKKMKKTDSGMYACDLCDKIFQKSSSLLRHKYEHTGKRPHECSICTKAFKHKHHLIEHKRLHSGEKPYQCDKCGKRFSHSGSYSQHMNHRYSYCKKESQSQGGGRESPDEDALRRARGSQRAPFQMDSDERGSSTREDEESEEFEEEEEEEGAVDMDDIQVVQIGDEGGDDDNQAEEKTAETEEEADTRQEHEEEGGKAAGDEAMDGEQGVACEREDEVMRESGGEANAACEEDERQEKGERD
- the zeb1b gene encoding zinc finger E-box-binding homeobox 1b isoform X1; this encodes MADGPRCKRRKQANPRRNNVTNYNNVVEAGTDSDDEDKLHIVEEEASLADGADCDSTLPDDEHPREHWDGVKEDCVSDGEDDVSTDALVEEMLQQGDTAVIYPEAPEDELQRHGTPDGGIHDENGTPDSFSQLLTCPYCSRGYKRYSSLKEHIKYRHEKTEECFSCPECSYTFAHRAQLERHMTAHKPGRDQRHITQSGGNRKFKCTECGKAFKYKHHLKEHLRIHSGEKPYECSNCKKRFSHSGSYSSHISSKKCISLISVNGRQRQGNNKSQTQVQTPILPTSPSVLRTQIREKLEHSKPLQEQLPLNQIKSEPMDYEYKPMVMTSPAVAGMNAGVYSGGAAAPLQGTVQAVVLPTVGLVSPISINIADLQNALKVAVDGNVIRQVLESNAKGQGQANLGLTTGTLHPSQQQLISAISLPIVGQDGNAKIIINYNLDPNQAQLAAQNLKKEHEPFSTAQPTTEPSKCQKLPEDLTVRSKRATDTKEEDKTTKTCLLCDSCPAGLEALHALKHCNKESFRLNGESAVAAMLSEGGLSNQPKNLLSLLKAYFALNAEPSKEELAKISDSVSLPIHVVKKWFDKMQEGQISLGAPTPPSEEEDACDTNSVVSLIQGKGMASMSPTVTQDSPTEATPAEVNGSHSSPGSPLPLNPSGDVLLQDRTPHSTDAPLDLSLPKSDKEETEGVVVKPRNYPSPSSFRTNLDEPLNLTCTKKDSSPLSCVGSGPVALYASPPSAKPLNIVTTQLPTLVAIADQSPIQCLRALTTNNKQTILIPQLAYTYTTTASSPAGTETQETIHLNGIKEEKQDTGSEGTSAMEEHNDSDSGPLRKKMKKTDSGMYACDLCDKIFQKSSSLLRHKYEHTGKRPHECSICTKAFKHKHHLIEHKRLHSGEKPYQCDKCGKRFSHSGSYSQHMNHRYSYCKKESQSQGGGRESPDEDALRRARGSQRAPFQMDSDERGSSTREDEESEEFEEEEEEEGAVDMDDIQVVQIGDEGGDDDNQAEEKTAETEEEADTRQEHEEEGGKAAGDEAMDGEQGVACEREDEVMRESGGEANAACEEDERQEKGERD